In the genome of Thiorhodovibrio winogradskyi, the window ATTGCAAGCGCGCTTGGGCATCGAGCAGCCGCTGCTCGCCCGCCTTGGTCGCCGTGATGTCGTTTAGGGTGGCTCGCCACTGGTCGTCTTCATCCGTCTGTGGCGGTTCGCGACAGCTGTCGAGACGGATCCAGCGCGAGATACCCTGTTGCTCGCGCAGACGCAGCTCGCAGCTTTGCGGCTCGCCGGTGGTCCGCAGTTGTTGTCGGCTGCGATAGAGGATGTCCTGATCCTCGGGGAGGATAAATCGGGTCAGGGGAAGGCCGGTCAAGGCGACACGCGGGGTCTGGAGCAGGGTGGCGGCGGCCAGGTTGGCCTCCTTGATCATGCCCTTGTCGGTCAGGGTCACATAGCCAATCGGCGCCAGATCATAGAGATCGAAGTAGCGCGCGCGAGCACTCTCCAGCGCCTCTTGGGTGCGCAGCAACTGCTCGTTTTGCAGCTCGAGTTCGAGCTGATGCACCCGCAACTCATGGATCAGGCGTTCGCTGTCCTTGGCCGTGGGCGCGTCCGGCGCCAGACGATCCGCCGGGTTGGCGGGCGCCGACAGGCGCTCCTCGGCCTGTCGGCGCAGCCGCGCCGAGGTCTCTTCTTGAGTGGGCGGGGGGATGCCTCCGCCGCCCGGCAGGTTCATGTCCTCGGGAGCATGCGGGTCGCTCATGATTGAATCTCGGGCGTTAGGGGCGAAGCGTCTTTGGTGTTCCCGCGGTGCGTCACGGACCCGTCCGTGATGTCGTCGAAGGCGAGCAGGATCATGCCGGGCTGGCCCGCGCCAGGGTCAATGCCGCGGGCGTTCAGCCGCAGCGAGCGGGTGCCGATGCCGGGAAAGTCCTGCTCCAGCGCAAAGTCATCGAAACTGCCGCCTTGGGCTTGGATCTCCCGCAGGCGATCACGCAGTGCCGGGACATCCCAGCGGTTGCCGCTCAGTGTGAACAGTGGCCGGTCAATGGTGTCCGCTTCCAGCAGTTGGAAGTGGCGGTAAAAGGCGCGGTTGGCCGACACCACCAGCAGGTCCGTATTCAGCACCACCAAGGGTTCGCGCACCGCATCGACGACCGCCTCGGCAAAGACACCGGCGGCGCGCACCGCGTCGGTGCCGCGCTTGCGCTCGGAGATGTCGACAAAGGTGATAACGGCGCCCTCAATGACGTTCTCCAATGTGCGGTAGGGTCGGATGCGCATCAGGTACCAGGCGCCATCCCGGGTCTGCACCTCCTGCTCGCGCGGGGTCAGATCCTCGAGCACCGCCCGCGCGTCGTCGGTGAGATCGCCGTAGTCGGCCAGGTTGGAGACGATATCGCCGACCGGTCGACCGATGTCGGCCGGGATCAGCTTGACCAGGCGGGTTGCCGTCGGCGTGAAGCGGGTGATGCGCAGTTGCTGGTCGACAAACAGAGTCGCCACCCCGGTGCCAGCGAGCAGGTTGTTCATGTCGTTGTTGGCGCGCGAAAGATCGGCGACCTTGGCCTGGAGTTCGGCGTTGACGGTGGCCAGCTCCTCATTGACCGATTGCAGCTCTTCCTTGGATGTCTCCAGCTCCTCGTTGGTGGATTGGATCTCCTCATTGACCGACTGCATCTCCTCGTTGGTGGATTTCAGCTCCTCGTTGGCGGTCTCCATCTGTTCGCGCGTGGCTTGCAGGTAGTCCTCTTTCGCGCGCAGTTCCAGCTCCAGTTCGGCGATGCGCGCGTTTGGCGTCTGGTCCGCGTCGCCGCTGGCCGGCATGCTTTCCACCGCCTTGCCCATCTCGGTCGCGGCCAGCGCCGACGGGACGGCCTCGGGTGGTTGCGCCGCGGCCAGCTCGAGGACGACGAGATACAAGTCCGTCTGTCGCTGGCCGTCGCCGGGCGCCGACAGCGGGCAAACAGTCAGATCGACGCGGCTGAAGTCGCCGTTGGTCTTCACCCGCAGCCCCGGGCAGTGGATCCTCTCGTGGTGGGTGAAGGCGCGGTGCAGCGCGGTCATCAGCGCGCGGCGCAAGCCCTCGCGCGCCATGGCGAGAACCCGCATGACCGCGTCGCCCGGGGCGGGCTCCAGGTACAGCCCGGTGCGACCATGAATATGAAGGATCTCACCCTGGCCGTTGACGAGCAGACCCACAGGAGCACAGTGACGCAGCAGGGCCTGCTCGGTGAGGGCGCGCAGATCGGGCTTGGGCGCGTTGCGACCGGCGTTGCGAGCCGCCACGGCGGGAGGCTGGGCATCCGCGAGGCTGGCCGACGCCGCAAGTGCCTCGGGCATGACCGAGGTCGGAACCAAGGTGCCGCGCGGTGGCTCCAGACGGCTGTAGAGCTTCCATTTGCGGTTGAGCGGCGCGAACAGGGCCGGCACCTCGCCGACGGTCTCGGAGTTGCCCAAAAAGAGCGCCGCGTCCGGATTCAGGGCATAGTGAAACAGCTCGATCAGGCGCCTTTGCAGGTCACCCTTGAGATAGATCAGCAGGTTGCGACAACTGATCAGATCCATCCGGGAAAAGGGCGGATCCTGCACCAGATCCTGCTCGGAGAACACCAGCAGATCACGCACCACCTTCTGTACCCGGCAACCCCCGTCTGCGTCCTCCGCGAAAAAGCGCGTCAGCCGCGCCGCCGGGACATCGGCCGCGATGCTGGCCGGATAGCGGCCGGCGCGGGCTTGCGCGATGGCGCGTGGATCGATGTCGGTCGCGAACACTTGCACCTTGAACCTCTGCTTGAGGGTTTCCAGGTGCTCGCGCAGCAGGATGGCGATGGAGTAGGCCTCCTCGCCGGTCGAGCAACCGCAGACCCACACCCGCAGGGTCGCGCCCGCCGGCTTGCCGGCGAACAGACGCGGAATCACCTCCGTCTCCAGTGCGGCGAAGGCCTCGGGGTCGCGGAAGAAGCTGGTCACACCGATCAGCAGATCGCCAAACAACGCCCCGATCTCCGCCGGATCCGAGCGCAGGTAGCTGACATAGTCGGCCTGTTGATCAATTTGATGCAGCGCCATGCGCCGCTCGATCCGGCGCCGCAGGGTCGTCTCTTTGTATTCAGAGAAATCATGGCGGGTCGTTTCGCGCAGCAGGATGCAGATGTTGCTCAGAACATCCTCGGACTGCGGCGATGCGACGCCCGGCGTTCGCGAGCCCTTGCCGAAGGCCTGCGCCGCGTAGGCGATGAGCCGCGCCGGCATCTCTGCCGGCGGCAGCACATAATCGGCATTCCCGCTGGCGATGAGGCTGCGTGGCATGCCGTCGTAGGCGGCCGTCTCGGGCGTCTGGACCATCACCAGGCCGCCTTCGCCCTTGATCGCCCGCGCGCCCAGGGTGCCGTCGCTGCCGGTGCCGGAGAGCAGCACACAGATCGCCCGCTCGTGCTGGTCTTGTGCCAGGGAGTGGAAGAAAAAATCGATCGGCAAACGCAACCCGCGCGGCGCCGTGGGTTCGAGCAGGTGCAGCGCACCCTTGACCAGCGCCATGTCGCGCCTGGGTGGGATGATGTAGGCGCAGTTCGGCTCCACCCGCATGCCGTCCTCGACCTCCTGGACCTGCATGCGGGTGTAGCGCTTGACCAGCTCGCTCAGGATGCTCTTGTGATCCGGCGCGAGATGCTGCACCAGCACGAAGGCCATGCCGGGCGCGCGATCCGCCGCAATGGCCGAGAAGAAGGCCTCGAAGGCCGCCAGACCGCCGGCGGAGGCACCGATGCCGACAATCGGAAAGACCGGCGGGGTTGCGCGCTCCGGCGGCGGCCCCATGGCATTCGCGTCCTCGCTCGCGGCGGCCTGGATTGGCGGCTCTGGGGTGTCCAAACCTTTCTCCTCATGAGGGCGTCAAGATTCTGGCCTGCCTGGGCCTGTCTGGTTCTGTCTGGGCTGGTGCAATGCCAGCTATGTCGGTCTGGCAGGCGCCGACTGATTCGCGCCCCCTTGCGAATGCTAAGCGGGAAGGGCGCTAAAGCATCGATGGCACCGAGTCCCGCCGGGGCCGCAACCCCGGTCCGGGCATCAGCAATTGTGGTGGCGCTCGCCGGTTTGAGGTGCGGGGTCGCGCGCGAGCGCGCGATAGATGGCCGGAATGTCAATCCCGTAGTCGGCCAGCTGGCGATCCAGGTCTTGGAGTTGATGCTGGTCATTCTCACTGTGACTGCGCAGGTAGACCAGGGAAATTCTGCGCCGTTCACGAATCAAGTTTTTGAGCAGTAAATCGCGAAGCTTGATGGATTTCTTCACCGGACGATGGGATGCAATCGGCCGTTGCCGATAGATTGGCGCCTCGTCGAATTGCGTCATGGTCAAGCTCCCATTGTTGCTTCACATATCCTCTTTAACGCTGCGCGCCGCGCCGCTCACGGCGCTGCCGCCGCTCTGGATGTCTTTACCCGCGCCTTCTATCGTGCCGCAACCAGAGATCGCTGTGATCCCAATCAGCAGGACTAGGCTTAACAGTATTTTCATTATCCTCACCTCTTGCAGTGGCCTGTGTTTGGCGTGCCGATAGTCTATTTGATCACCGCCGCCGCTTTATTGTTGGAACGGAAATCTCAGAACGCATCCAACGGGCAGAAATGGAAATCTAGCCTAAACGCCGCATGCTGTCGGTGCGTTAGCGAACTTTGGCACTCGTGCCCGCGAGCAAGAGCACTCGCAACATGGTGATGCCTGGATGCCGCGGCAGGGGTCTTTCGGCCTGATGGGACGGCGCTGAACCCATGCCTGGTGTTAGCCTTGATCGCTTGCCGGGCAAGGACCGCGAAACTGTTCCGGCACATTGCTCGGACAGACACCGCAGTCCTCATTACCTGGCACCGCGAAATCGATCTTGCGCGGATAGGGCAGATCAAGTCCGTCCATCAGCGCGACGAAGTCGTCTTTCGTGCGGCCGTGATTGAGGCGCGGATTGCGCGCCTTCTCCTGGGCGATGCTCGAGACAAAGCGCTGCTCGTAGTCGTGGCCGGGATAGACCAGGGTCTCGTCTGGCAACGAAAACAGCTTGTTGTGAATACTGTGGTAGAGCGTGGCGGCATCGCCGGATTGAAAGTCAGTGCGACCACAGGCCTCGATCAGCAGCGCGTCGCCGGTAAAAAGGACTTTCTGCACCGGGGTGTCGATCAAAAAGGCATGATGATGGTCGGTGTGGCCGGGGGTGAAGAGCGGATTGAGTACGACCGATCCGAGCATGACAGGGACACCCTCTTGCACGCCGATATCGGCGCAGGGCAGATCGAGCATCTTCGGATAGGCAATCTGGCAGCTCGTGCGCTGCTTGAGGCGTCGCGCACTGCTGAGGTGGTCGGCATGCACATGGGTATCAAGGGTCGCCAAGAGCGCCAGGCCGAGATCCTTGAGCACCTGCAGATCCCTTTCAAGGGTATCCAGCACAGGGTCGATCAAAATCGCCTGACGGGTCTGCTCGCAGCCGAGTAGATAGGTGTAAGTGGACGAGTCGGACTCGAACAGTTGCTTAAAAATCATTGTTGAAACTCCTTTGTGCCTGCTGGTCGGACCTGCATTCGCGGTTTTGGCCTCGGTCGCGGGGTCTCGGCGGCCAGGATGTCGCCGGGAAGCCGACCCAAAGGGTATCTTCACGGCGCTCCCCTGACCGCCGCCCGGGCCAACACGCGCGAAAAATCGAGATCAATTGGGTATCGGAGGATGCACGAAGCCCGCGCGGGGCATCCGAGCGCCGAGCGCCGAGCACCAAAGGCTCGTCCGCTCATTGGTCGGCAACCCTTAAGGTTAGGCCCTTGGCGGCAACAGGCGCTGAAATTCCCTGCGCACCACGTCGTAGCACTCGCACACCCGTGCCTCCAGTCCTGGTCGGTCCAGCACGGTAATGTGTCCGCGACTGTAGTGAATCAAACCGGCGCTTTGTAAATCCCCGGCCGCCGCGGTAACGCCCTCGCGCCGCACCCCGAGCATATTGGCGATCAGCTCCTGGGTCATGCGCAGTTCGTTCGCTGGCAGGCGGTCGAGGCTGAGCAGCAGCCAACGGCACAGTTGCTGGTCGATACTGTGGTGTCTATTACACACCGCAGTCTGGGCCATCTGGGTCAGCAGCGCCATGGTGTAGCGCAGCAACAGCGGCTGCAGCTTGCCAAGGCGGCGCCCGCCAAAGCGGGCGAATTCGCGCCGAAGCACGGATCCTTCCAAGCGATAGGCGTGCCCCGCGCTTTGCACCACGGCCCGGTTCGGCACGGTCTCCCCACCCATGAACACGGCAACACCGAGGATACCCTCGTTGCCGACCACGGCGATCTCTGCCGATG includes:
- a CDS encoding chemotaxis protein CheB, producing the protein MGPPPERATPPVFPIVGIGASAGGLAAFEAFFSAIAADRAPGMAFVLVQHLAPDHKSILSELVKRYTRMQVQEVEDGMRVEPNCAYIIPPRRDMALVKGALHLLEPTAPRGLRLPIDFFFHSLAQDQHERAICVLLSGTGSDGTLGARAIKGEGGLVMVQTPETAAYDGMPRSLIASGNADYVLPPAEMPARLIAYAAQAFGKGSRTPGVASPQSEDVLSNICILLRETTRHDFSEYKETTLRRRIERRMALHQIDQQADYVSYLRSDPAEIGALFGDLLIGVTSFFRDPEAFAALETEVIPRLFAGKPAGATLRVWVCGCSTGEEAYSIAILLREHLETLKQRFKVQVFATDIDPRAIAQARAGRYPASIAADVPAARLTRFFAEDADGGCRVQKVVRDLLVFSEQDLVQDPPFSRMDLISCRNLLIYLKGDLQRRLIELFHYALNPDAALFLGNSETVGEVPALFAPLNRKWKLYSRLEPPRGTLVPTSVMPEALAASASLADAQPPAVAARNAGRNAPKPDLRALTEQALLRHCAPVGLLVNGQGEILHIHGRTGLYLEPAPGDAVMRVLAMAREGLRRALMTALHRAFTHHERIHCPGLRVKTNGDFSRVDLTVCPLSAPGDGQRQTDLYLVVLELAAAQPPEAVPSALAATEMGKAVESMPASGDADQTPNARIAELELELRAKEDYLQATREQMETANEELKSTNEEMQSVNEEIQSTNEELETSKEELQSVNEELATVNAELQAKVADLSRANNDMNNLLAGTGVATLFVDQQLRITRFTPTATRLVKLIPADIGRPVGDIVSNLADYGDLTDDARAVLEDLTPREQEVQTRDGAWYLMRIRPYRTLENVIEGAVITFVDISERKRGTDAVRAAGVFAEAVVDAVREPLVVLNTDLLVVSANRAFYRHFQLLEADTIDRPLFTLSGNRWDVPALRDRLREIQAQGGSFDDFALEQDFPGIGTRSLRLNARGIDPGAGQPGMILLAFDDITDGSVTHRGNTKDASPLTPEIQS
- a CDS encoding entericidin A/B family lipoprotein, with the translated sequence MKILLSLVLLIGITAISGCGTIEGAGKDIQSGGSAVSGAARSVKEDM
- a CDS encoding MBL fold metallo-hydrolase, yielding MIFKQLFESDSSTYTYLLGCEQTRQAILIDPVLDTLERDLQVLKDLGLALLATLDTHVHADHLSSARRLKQRTSCQIAYPKMLDLPCADIGVQEGVPVMLGSVVLNPLFTPGHTDHHHAFLIDTPVQKVLFTGDALLIEACGRTDFQSGDAATLYHSIHNKLFSLPDETLVYPGHDYEQRFVSSIAQEKARNPRLNHGRTKDDFVALMDGLDLPYPRKIDFAVPGNEDCGVCPSNVPEQFRGPCPASDQG
- a CDS encoding Crp/Fnr family transcriptional regulator, with product MSTASILKATATPLPVRASACQNQLLAALPKAEFERLRPHLEQVSLPLGLALYESGGGLSHVYFPTDTIVSLLYVMEDGASAEIAVVGNEGILGVAVFMGGETVPNRAVVQSAGHAYRLEGSVLRREFARFGGRRLGKLQPLLLRYTMALLTQMAQTAVCNRHHSIDQQLCRWLLLSLDRLPANELRMTQELIANMLGVRREGVTAAAGDLQSAGLIHYSRGHITVLDRPGLEARVCECYDVVRREFQRLLPPRA